In the Bordetella genomosp. 10 genome, one interval contains:
- the kdgD gene encoding 5-dehydro-4-deoxyglucarate dehydratase, translated as MTTPQELKTIVSDGLLSFPVTDFDKNGDFNAKSYAARLEWLAPYGATALFAAGGTGEFFSLAPQEYSDVIRTAVQTCKGKVPILAGAGGPTRTAIQYAQEAERQGAKGVLLLPHYLTEASQEGIAAHVEQVCKSVKIGVIVYNRANSRLGAAQLQRLADNCPNLIGFKDGVGDIEAMVTIRRKMGDRFSYLGGLPTAEVYAAAYRALGVPVYSSAVFNFIPKTAMDFYKALSSGDDATCNKLLDEFFLPYLDIRNRKAGYAVSIVKAGAKLVGHDAGPVRAPLTDLTGEEEEMLGALIKKLGPQ; from the coding sequence ATGACCACGCCGCAGGAACTGAAAACCATCGTCTCGGACGGCCTGCTGTCCTTCCCGGTCACCGACTTCGACAAGAACGGTGACTTCAACGCCAAGTCGTATGCCGCCCGCCTGGAATGGCTGGCGCCCTACGGCGCGACGGCCCTGTTCGCCGCCGGCGGCACGGGCGAGTTCTTCTCGCTGGCGCCGCAGGAATATTCGGACGTGATCCGCACCGCCGTGCAGACCTGCAAGGGCAAGGTGCCCATCCTGGCCGGCGCCGGCGGCCCCACCCGCACCGCCATCCAGTACGCGCAGGAAGCCGAGCGCCAGGGCGCCAAGGGCGTGCTGCTGCTGCCGCACTACCTGACCGAAGCCTCGCAGGAAGGCATCGCCGCGCACGTCGAGCAGGTCTGCAAATCGGTGAAGATCGGCGTCATCGTCTACAACCGCGCCAACTCGCGCCTGGGCGCCGCCCAGTTGCAACGCCTGGCCGACAACTGCCCCAACCTGATCGGTTTCAAGGACGGCGTCGGCGACATCGAGGCCATGGTGACCATCCGCCGCAAGATGGGCGACCGCTTCTCCTACCTGGGCGGCCTGCCCACCGCCGAAGTCTATGCCGCCGCCTACCGCGCGCTGGGCGTGCCGGTCTACTCGTCGGCCGTCTTCAACTTCATCCCGAAAACGGCGATGGACTTCTACAAGGCCCTCTCCAGCGGCGACGACGCGACCTGCAACAAGCTGCTGGACGAGTTCTTCCTGCCCTACCTCGACATCCGCAACCGCAAGGCCGGCTATGCCGTCAGCATCGTCAAGGCCGGCGCCAAGCTGGTCGGCCATGACGCGGGCCCCGTGCGCGCGCCGCTGACCGACCTGACCGGCGAGGAAGAGGAAATGCTCGGCGCCCTGATCAAGAAGCTGGGTCCGCAGTAA
- a CDS encoding N-acyl-D-amino-acid deacylase family protein — MPDTAQPHYDILIRGGTLVDGTGAPRRAADLAIRGQRIVAVGDLAAAGADLVIDATGKVVAPGFIDSHTHDDRYLIVDPAMPAKLSQGVTTVVTGNCGLSQAPWIPGKRTEVPAPINLLSTDAADFPFATFRAYLENLERHPAAVNAACLVGHTSLRAAAMDDLDRPANDAEIAHMQDLLREAMQAGAIGLSTGTAYPTAMPATTEELMGVAQVLREYGGIYASHIRDEADHIFAALDEAFAVGAAGQAPVLVSHHKLIGPKNHGRSVQTLAHIASAAERQPVRLDAYPYVAGSTILRKDRLAVSSRVIVTKSAPLPQYAGWDLDKIAEDMGVTPEEAVDALQPAGAIYFIMDERDVERILAYPGTMIGSDGMPHDPAPHPRLWGTFPRVLGYYCREMQLFTLEEAVHKMTGMTAGYFGLPGRGVLKPDNYADVVVFDPATIADTATWSSPTRQAQGIDCVLVNGSMAWHDGKSTGSRTGAVVRPRSADW; from the coding sequence ATGCCTGACACTGCCCAGCCTCACTACGACATTCTCATCCGCGGCGGCACGCTCGTCGACGGCACCGGCGCGCCCCGCCGCGCCGCCGACCTCGCCATCCGCGGCCAGCGCATCGTCGCCGTCGGGGACCTGGCGGCGGCCGGCGCGGACCTGGTGATCGACGCCACCGGAAAAGTCGTGGCCCCCGGCTTCATCGATTCCCACACGCACGACGACCGCTATCTGATCGTCGACCCGGCGATGCCGGCCAAGCTGAGCCAGGGCGTCACCACCGTCGTCACCGGCAACTGCGGCCTGAGCCAGGCGCCCTGGATCCCCGGCAAGCGCACGGAGGTGCCGGCGCCGATCAACCTGCTGAGCACCGACGCCGCCGACTTTCCGTTCGCCACCTTCCGCGCCTACCTGGAAAACCTGGAGCGCCATCCGGCGGCGGTCAACGCCGCCTGCCTGGTCGGCCACACCTCGCTGCGCGCGGCCGCCATGGACGACCTGGACCGGCCGGCCAACGACGCCGAAATCGCCCACATGCAGGACCTCCTGCGCGAAGCCATGCAGGCCGGCGCCATCGGCCTGTCCACGGGCACGGCCTACCCCACCGCCATGCCGGCCACCACCGAGGAATTGATGGGCGTGGCCCAGGTGCTGCGCGAATACGGCGGCATCTACGCCAGCCACATCCGCGACGAGGCCGACCATATCTTCGCGGCGCTGGACGAGGCCTTCGCGGTCGGCGCCGCCGGGCAGGCGCCGGTGCTGGTGTCGCACCACAAGCTGATCGGCCCGAAGAACCACGGCCGCTCGGTGCAGACCCTGGCCCACATCGCCTCGGCCGCCGAACGCCAGCCCGTGCGGCTGGACGCCTATCCCTACGTCGCCGGCTCGACCATCCTGCGCAAGGACCGCCTGGCCGTATCCAGCCGCGTCATCGTCACCAAGTCGGCGCCGCTGCCGCAGTATGCCGGCTGGGACCTGGACAAGATCGCCGAGGACATGGGCGTGACGCCCGAGGAGGCGGTCGACGCCTTGCAGCCGGCCGGCGCCATCTACTTCATCATGGACGAGCGCGACGTCGAACGCATCCTGGCCTATCCCGGCACCATGATCGGTTCCGACGGCATGCCGCACGACCCCGCGCCGCATCCTCGCCTGTGGGGCACCTTCCCGCGCGTGCTGGGCTACTACTGCCGTGAAATGCAGCTTTTTACGCTGGAAGAAGCCGTGCACAAGATGACCGGCATGACGGCCGGCTACTTCGGCCTGCCCGGGCGCGGCGTGCTCAAGCCGGACAACTACGCCGACGTCGTGGTCTTCGACCCCGCGACGATCGCCGACACCGCCACCTGGTCGTCGCCGACGCGGCAGGCCCAGGGCATAGACTGCGTGCTGGTCAACGGCTCGATGGCCTGGCATGACGGAAAGAGCACGGGCTCGCGCACCGGCGCGGTGGTGCGGCCGCGGTCCGCGGACTGGTAA
- a CDS encoding putative Na+/H+ antiporter, with translation MNYIAAALFAAALLHTFCAPLFLKAAHKSPRHSGLLHLLGEVEVVFGFWAAILLVAMAVVGGGEGALRYAETRNYGEPAFVFVVMVIAASLPVLTAVMRGVETIARWLPVPTATAKAWLCLSVVPLAGSLITEPAAMTIAALMLAPQVFHREMPERLKYAALGALFVNISIGGTLTSYAAPPVLIVAHTWGWDSAFMLQHFGWKAALAVVINGTLTTLLLRGHLRPTDTLDGNGKASQVSVTAIVVHLLFLVAVVVMAHHPIIFLGLFLFFIGYTQAYQASQDRLIIREALLVGFFLAGLVVLGGMQQWWLQPIVSALEPKVLFFGTAALTAITDNAALTYLGSLIEGISDQAKYMLVAGAVAGGGLTVIANAPNPAGVSLLRGNFHDGAVGMGGLFLGALLPTCVACAALFLL, from the coding sequence ATGAATTACATCGCGGCCGCGCTGTTCGCGGCCGCATTGCTTCACACCTTCTGCGCGCCGCTGTTTCTCAAGGCGGCGCATAAAAGCCCCCGCCATAGCGGCCTGCTGCACCTGCTCGGCGAAGTGGAAGTGGTCTTCGGTTTCTGGGCCGCCATCCTGCTGGTGGCCATGGCCGTCGTGGGCGGCGGCGAAGGCGCCCTGCGCTATGCGGAAACGCGCAACTACGGCGAGCCGGCCTTCGTCTTCGTGGTGATGGTCATCGCCGCGTCGCTGCCCGTGCTGACGGCGGTGATGCGCGGCGTGGAAACCATCGCCCGCTGGCTGCCGGTGCCCACGGCCACGGCGAAAGCCTGGCTGTGCCTGAGCGTCGTGCCCCTGGCGGGCTCCCTGATCACCGAACCGGCGGCCATGACCATCGCGGCGCTGATGCTGGCCCCGCAGGTCTTCCACCGCGAGATGCCGGAACGGCTCAAGTACGCGGCGCTGGGCGCGCTGTTCGTCAATATCTCCATCGGCGGCACGCTGACCTCGTATGCCGCGCCGCCGGTGCTCATCGTCGCCCATACCTGGGGCTGGGATTCGGCCTTCATGCTGCAGCACTTCGGCTGGAAAGCCGCGCTGGCCGTCGTCATCAACGGCACGCTGACGACGCTGCTGCTGCGCGGCCACCTGCGCCCGACCGATACGCTGGACGGCAACGGCAAGGCCTCGCAGGTGTCCGTCACGGCCATCGTCGTGCACCTGCTTTTCCTGGTGGCCGTGGTGGTCATGGCCCATCACCCCATCATCTTCCTGGGGCTGTTCCTATTCTTCATCGGCTACACCCAGGCCTACCAGGCAAGCCAGGACCGCCTCATCATCCGCGAAGCGTTGCTGGTCGGTTTCTTCCTGGCCGGCCTGGTGGTGCTGGGCGGCATGCAGCAATGGTGGCTGCAGCCCATCGTCAGCGCGCTCGAACCCAAGGTTCTGTTCTTCGGCACGGCGGCGCTGACGGCGATCACCGACAACGCCGCCCTGACCTACCTGGGCTCGCTGATCGAAGGCATATCCGACCAGGCCAAGTACATGCTGGTGGCCGGCGCCGTGGCCGGCGGCGGCCTCACCGTCATCGCCAATGCCCCCAACCCCGCCGGCGTTTCCCTGCTGCGCGGCAACTTCCACGACGGCGCGGTCGGCATGGGCGGCCTGTTCCTGGGCGCGCTCCTGCCCACCTGCGTCGCCTGCGCCGCGCTGTTCCTGCTTTGA
- a CDS encoding Bug family tripartite tricarboxylate transporter substrate binding protein, whose protein sequence is MSPSFMRRAARLFTIGCVAAAASLPLAAHAAYPDRPVTIVVPFNTGTTPDIVTRLLASVISKDTGGNFVVQNKVGASGIIGTQYVASQPADGYTLAFANVATLAINQSLYSKLPYDADKQLAPVALTGSVQNVLAVRPSLGVKTVADLIALGKKEPGKLVFSSGGNGTTGHLSAAMFGTMAGVKMMHVPYKGGVEADLAVLRGEADLVFDNISSIATFMDQGKVIPLAVTGAARDPLLPNLPTLDELGLKGYRAVAWTGYVAPAGTDPKILDWLNAAINKALAEPEVQEKLKTLAYVPTMKPRQALFDLAHEERPVWAKVIKDADVHID, encoded by the coding sequence ATGTCGCCCTCGTTCATGCGCCGCGCCGCGCGCCTGTTCACCATCGGTTGCGTCGCCGCCGCGGCCTCGCTGCCCCTCGCCGCGCACGCCGCATACCCCGACCGTCCCGTCACCATCGTCGTGCCCTTCAACACCGGCACCACGCCGGACATCGTCACCCGCCTGCTGGCCTCGGTCATCAGCAAGGACACCGGCGGCAATTTCGTCGTGCAGAACAAGGTGGGCGCCTCGGGCATCATCGGCACCCAGTACGTCGCCTCCCAGCCGGCCGACGGCTATACGCTGGCCTTCGCCAACGTCGCCACGCTGGCGATCAACCAGTCGCTGTACTCCAAGCTGCCTTACGATGCCGACAAGCAATTGGCGCCCGTCGCGCTGACGGGTTCGGTGCAGAACGTCCTGGCCGTGCGTCCCAGCCTGGGCGTGAAGACGGTCGCCGACCTGATCGCGCTGGGCAAGAAAGAACCCGGCAAGCTGGTCTTTTCCTCCGGCGGCAACGGCACCACGGGCCACCTGAGCGCCGCGATGTTCGGCACCATGGCCGGCGTCAAGATGATGCACGTGCCCTACAAGGGCGGCGTCGAGGCCGACCTCGCCGTGCTGCGCGGCGAGGCCGACCTGGTGTTCGACAATATCTCCTCGATCGCCACCTTCATGGACCAGGGCAAGGTGATCCCGCTGGCCGTGACCGGCGCGGCGCGCGACCCGCTGCTGCCCAACCTGCCGACGCTGGACGAACTGGGCCTGAAGGGCTACCGTGCAGTGGCGTGGACCGGCTACGTCGCGCCCGCGGGCACCGATCCCAAGATCCTCGACTGGTTGAACGCCGCCATCAACAAGGCGCTGGCCGAACCCGAAGTCCAGGAGAAGCTGAAGACGCTCGCCTACGTGCCGACGATGAAGCCGCGCCAGGCGCTGTTCGACCTCGCCCATGAAGAACGCCCCGTCTGGGCTAAGGTCATCAAGGACGCCGACGTCCACATCGACTAG
- a CDS encoding aldehyde dehydrogenase (NADP(+)) — protein MNLTGSMLIGASAVRGTGRDLHAIDPARGVKLEPAFPAGTRDDVARAASLAQAAFDVYRNVPLETRARFLETIAENIMALGDALIERTHLETGLPLARLQGERARTVGQLRLFARVVRDGYFLDATIDPAQPERQPLPRVDLRLANVPLGPVVVFGASNFPLAFSVAGGDTASAFAAGCPVIVKAHNAHPGTAEMVGRAIQQAVAAHGLPEGTFSLLFGAGNEIGTALAEHPAVKAIGFTGSRRGGLALLAAANARPEPIPVYAEMSSINPVFLLPAALSARAESIAQGFVDSLVMGVGQFCTNPGLVIGVEGPDLERFRQAAAKAVEAKGAATMLTPGIFSAYADGEAALAGNACVKTLGRGGASDPAASAAGPVVFGTDADRFLAHRELEAEVFGPASLVVACKDQAQVRAVAEHLEGQLTATLFLDAADEADARALLPVLERKAGRILANGYPTGVEVSHAMVHGGPFPATSNAATTSVGATAIRRFLRPVCYQNLPDALLPDWVKEANPLGLTRLVDGKLTPAA, from the coding sequence ATGAACCTCACCGGATCCATGTTGATCGGCGCCTCGGCCGTGCGCGGCACGGGCCGCGATCTGCACGCCATCGACCCGGCCCGCGGCGTCAAGCTGGAGCCCGCCTTCCCCGCGGGCACGCGCGACGACGTGGCGCGCGCCGCCTCGCTGGCGCAGGCCGCCTTCGACGTCTACCGCAACGTCCCGCTGGAAACCCGCGCCCGCTTTCTCGAGACCATCGCCGAGAACATCATGGCGCTGGGCGACGCGCTGATCGAGCGCACCCACCTGGAAACCGGCCTGCCGCTGGCCCGCCTGCAGGGCGAACGCGCCCGCACCGTCGGCCAGTTGCGCCTGTTCGCGCGCGTGGTGCGCGACGGCTATTTCCTCGACGCCACCATCGATCCCGCCCAGCCGGAGCGCCAGCCGCTGCCGCGCGTGGACCTGCGCCTGGCCAATGTCCCGCTGGGCCCGGTCGTGGTCTTCGGCGCCAGCAACTTCCCGCTGGCCTTCTCGGTCGCCGGCGGCGATACGGCCTCCGCGTTCGCCGCGGGCTGCCCGGTCATCGTCAAGGCGCACAACGCCCACCCCGGCACCGCCGAGATGGTCGGCCGCGCCATCCAGCAGGCCGTGGCCGCGCATGGCTTGCCCGAAGGCACGTTCTCCCTGCTGTTCGGCGCCGGCAACGAAATCGGCACGGCGCTGGCCGAGCATCCGGCGGTCAAGGCCATCGGCTTCACCGGTTCGCGCCGCGGCGGCCTGGCCCTGCTGGCCGCCGCCAATGCGCGTCCCGAGCCGATCCCGGTCTATGCCGAGATGTCCAGCATCAACCCCGTCTTCCTGCTGCCCGCCGCGCTGTCGGCGCGCGCCGAATCCATCGCCCAGGGCTTCGTCGACTCGCTAGTGATGGGCGTCGGCCAGTTCTGCACCAACCCGGGCCTGGTGATCGGCGTCGAAGGCCCGGACCTCGAACGCTTCCGCCAGGCCGCCGCCAAGGCGGTGGAGGCCAAGGGCGCGGCCACCATGCTCACGCCCGGCATCTTCTCGGCCTACGCCGATGGCGAAGCCGCGCTGGCCGGCAACGCATGCGTGAAGACGCTGGGCCGCGGCGGCGCGTCCGACCCGGCCGCCAGCGCCGCCGGTCCGGTGGTGTTCGGCACCGATGCCGACCGCTTCCTGGCCCACCGCGAGCTGGAAGCGGAAGTCTTCGGTCCGGCCTCCCTGGTCGTGGCGTGCAAGGACCAGGCGCAGGTCCGGGCGGTGGCCGAACACCTGGAAGGCCAATTGACGGCCACGCTGTTCCTGGACGCCGCCGACGAGGCCGACGCCCGCGCCCTGCTGCCGGTGCTGGAACGCAAGGCCGGCCGCATCCTGGCCAACGGCTATCCCACCGGCGTGGAAGTCAGCCATGCCATGGTCCACGGCGGCCCTTTCCCCGCCACCTCCAACGCGGCGACCACCTCGGTTGGCGCCACCGCCATCCGCCGCTTCCTGCGCCCGGTCTGCTACCAGAACCTGCCCGACGCGCTGCTGCCCGACTGGGTGAAGGAAGCCAATCCGCTGGGCCTGACCCGGCTGGTCGACGGCAAGCTGACCCCGGCCGCATGA
- a CDS encoding threonine ammonia-lyase: MNLTSLPATIEHEMLGTLRVPGHEDVLAAAERIAPYVRRTPLLRSPKLDELAGAPVWLKLENLQVTGSFKARGAFNALLNLPADRRALGVVAYSTGNHGQAVAWAARTLGIPATIVMPVDAPANKVEKARRHGAQVVQYDRTRESRETIGMRLLEETGATLVPPGDHPDVLAAQGTLALEALRDLPPAALENLGLFATPCGGGGMAAGCALALQALAPRARLVAAEPAGYDDTVRSLASGQRVSNTPGAQTLCDALMASIPAELPYAINARRLDGAVAVTDAEVETAIRFALEELRVVVEPGGAVALAALLAGHIATQGKDSVIVLSGGNIDLPLLTRIAQGGD, encoded by the coding sequence ATGAACCTGACGTCCCTCCCCGCCACCATCGAGCATGAAATGCTGGGCACCCTGCGCGTGCCCGGCCACGAAGACGTACTGGCCGCCGCCGAGCGGATCGCGCCCTACGTGCGCCGCACCCCGTTGCTGCGTTCGCCCAAGCTGGACGAACTGGCGGGCGCGCCCGTCTGGCTGAAGCTGGAAAACCTGCAGGTCACCGGCTCCTTCAAGGCGCGCGGCGCCTTCAACGCCCTGCTCAACCTGCCGGCCGACCGGCGCGCCCTGGGCGTGGTGGCCTATTCGACCGGCAACCATGGCCAGGCCGTGGCCTGGGCCGCCCGCACCCTGGGCATCCCGGCCACCATCGTCATGCCGGTGGACGCCCCCGCCAATAAAGTGGAAAAGGCGCGCCGCCACGGCGCCCAGGTGGTGCAGTACGACCGCACGCGCGAGAGCCGCGAGACCATAGGCATGCGCCTGCTGGAAGAAACCGGCGCCACGCTGGTGCCGCCGGGCGACCACCCCGACGTGCTGGCCGCGCAAGGCACGCTGGCGCTGGAAGCCTTGCGCGACCTGCCGCCCGCCGCCCTGGAGAATCTCGGCCTTTTCGCCACCCCCTGCGGCGGCGGCGGCATGGCCGCCGGCTGCGCGCTGGCGTTGCAGGCCCTGGCTCCGCGCGCCCGCCTGGTGGCGGCCGAGCCGGCCGGCTACGACGACACCGTGCGCTCGCTGGCAAGCGGGCAGCGCGTGTCGAACACCCCCGGCGCGCAAACACTGTGCGATGCGCTGATGGCCAGCATTCCGGCCGAGCTTCCCTACGCGATCAACGCGCGCCGCCTGGATGGCGCGGTCGCCGTGACCGACGCGGAAGTCGAAACCGCCATCCGTTTCGCGCTGGAAGAACTGCGCGTGGTGGTCGAACCGGGCGGCGCGGTCGCGCTGGCGGCGCTGCTGGCCGGCCACATCGCCACGCAGGGCAAGGACAGCGTGATCGTCCTGTCGGGCGGCAACATCGACCTGCCGCTGTTGACCCGCATCGCGCAGGGCGGCGATTGA
- a CDS encoding LysR family transcriptional regulator, translating into MLTGSLSEAGRMLFVTQPAVSRILASAENRLRYPLFERIKGRLQPTPEARRLFAESEQIFDHVNRFNTLATGLGSGATGTLSLVSSPSFSEWLIPRTIQRFREKHPGTAIRYRPLAFDILLPHLLLGHADFGIASMSPPANANVAAEEIGEGWLGCAIPRGHPLAARSRIRADDLRGHLLIGYEAETPFGRLAARFMNSGASPLQPDIEIRATPEALALVRQGVGVALIESFGYHPDFQRDFVLRPTDPVLPHKIQLLHAANSPLSTTARRFATALRQVIKEAPAAGR; encoded by the coding sequence ATGCTGACCGGCTCGCTGAGCGAGGCGGGCCGCATGCTGTTCGTCACCCAGCCCGCCGTCAGCCGCATCCTGGCCTCGGCGGAGAACCGCCTGCGCTATCCGCTGTTCGAGCGGATCAAGGGGCGCTTGCAGCCGACGCCGGAAGCGCGGCGGCTGTTCGCCGAGTCCGAGCAGATCTTCGACCACGTCAACCGTTTCAATACCCTGGCCACCGGCCTGGGGTCGGGCGCGACGGGCACGCTGAGCCTGGTTTCGAGTCCCAGCTTCAGCGAATGGCTGATTCCCCGCACCATCCAGCGCTTTCGCGAGAAGCACCCCGGCACGGCGATCCGCTACCGCCCGCTGGCCTTCGACATCCTGCTGCCGCATCTCCTGCTGGGGCATGCGGACTTCGGCATCGCCTCCATGTCGCCGCCGGCCAATGCCAACGTCGCCGCCGAGGAAATCGGCGAGGGCTGGCTGGGCTGCGCGATCCCGCGCGGCCATCCCCTGGCCGCGCGCTCGCGCATCCGCGCGGACGACCTGCGCGGACACCTGTTGATCGGCTACGAAGCGGAGACCCCGTTCGGCCGCCTGGCGGCGCGTTTCATGAATTCGGGCGCCAGTCCCTTGCAGCCGGACATCGAGATCCGCGCGACGCCCGAGGCGCTGGCCCTGGTCCGGCAGGGCGTCGGCGTGGCCCTGATCGAATCGTTCGGCTACCACCCCGATTTCCAGCGCGATTTCGTCCTGCGTCCGACGGATCCTGTCCTGCCGCACAAGATCCAGTTGCTGCACGCGGCGAACAGCCCGCTGTCGACCACCGCGCGGCGCTTTGCCACCGCCTTGCGGCAGGTGATCAAGGAAGCGCCGGCGGCGGGGCGCTGA
- a CDS encoding N-carbamoyl-D-amino-acid hydrolase, with translation MSRTITVAAAQLGPIQKAEGREVAVGRMLRLLDRAHQRGAEVVVFPELALTTFFPRWYTENLDDADHWYEQTLPSPQTQPLFDAIRRYGLTIYLGYAEIAHEADEQGVQRKRRFNTAVIIAPNGEVILKYRKVHLPGHAEFATHRKVQHLEKRYFEVGNLGFPVVRAPVGKAGVEVNMGMLICNDRRWPEAWRVLGLQQVELVLLGYNTPAMNQDNRGFEAHHLRVLHSQLSIQSGCYQNACFGVAVAKAGKEDGFELFGHSIIVNPQGEIIAMATTWDDELIVADCNLDMCELGRTTVFNFEKHRRPEAYSRITEQTGSVAPPSWTPTKA, from the coding sequence ATGTCCCGCACTATCACCGTCGCCGCCGCCCAGCTCGGTCCCATCCAGAAAGCGGAGGGCCGGGAGGTCGCCGTGGGGCGCATGCTGCGCCTGCTGGACCGCGCCCACCAGCGCGGCGCCGAAGTCGTGGTGTTCCCTGAACTGGCGCTGACCACCTTCTTTCCGCGCTGGTACACGGAAAACCTGGACGACGCCGACCACTGGTACGAACAGACCCTGCCGTCCCCGCAGACCCAGCCGCTGTTCGACGCCATCCGCCGCTACGGCCTGACCATCTACCTGGGCTACGCGGAAATCGCCCATGAAGCCGACGAACAGGGCGTGCAGCGCAAGCGCCGCTTCAACACGGCCGTCATCATCGCGCCCAACGGCGAAGTCATCCTGAAGTACCGCAAGGTGCACCTGCCGGGCCACGCCGAATTCGCGACGCATCGCAAGGTGCAGCATCTGGAAAAGCGCTACTTCGAAGTCGGCAACCTGGGCTTCCCGGTGGTCCGCGCCCCGGTCGGCAAGGCCGGCGTGGAAGTGAACATGGGCATGCTGATCTGCAACGACCGCCGCTGGCCGGAAGCCTGGCGCGTGCTCGGCCTGCAGCAGGTCGAGCTGGTCCTGCTGGGCTACAACACGCCGGCGATGAACCAGGACAACCGCGGCTTCGAGGCCCACCACCTGCGCGTGCTCCATTCGCAGCTTTCCATCCAGTCGGGGTGCTACCAGAACGCCTGCTTCGGCGTGGCGGTGGCCAAGGCCGGCAAGGAAGACGGCTTCGAACTGTTCGGCCACTCCATCATCGTCAACCCGCAGGGCGAGATCATCGCCATGGCGACGACGTGGGACGACGAACTGATCGTGGCGGACTGCAACCTGGACATGTGCGAGCTGGGACGCACCACCGTTTTCAATTTCGAGAAGCACCGCCGCCCCGAGGCGTACAGCCGAATCACCGAACAGACCGGCAGCGTCGCGCCGCCGTCGTGGACGCCCACGAAAGCCTGA
- a CDS encoding FadR/GntR family transcriptional regulator produces MEKPSRARSRLTDVVIEALSKRLDDRTYRSGDKLPSEHALCEEFQVSRTVVREAVASLRLSGQLVSKPGIGVFVTEDRERPIDFAVEPAGADPRWALHIMELRAGLEIEACGLAAERRSAADLSAIVEAFDAFNRASRDREAAVKADYAFHLAIARASNNPHFPALLQAAVGDVIQDLNIKHGGKTPAELEAYEARNAVEHEAILTAIMRRDPGAARAAMSRHLGDSIARYRKLLSQPADRRA; encoded by the coding sequence ATGGAAAAACCCTCCCGCGCGCGCTCACGCCTGACGGACGTCGTCATCGAGGCGCTGAGCAAGCGACTCGATGACCGCACCTACCGGTCGGGGGACAAGCTGCCCTCCGAGCACGCGCTCTGCGAGGAATTCCAGGTCAGCCGCACCGTCGTGCGCGAAGCCGTGGCCTCCCTGCGCCTGAGCGGCCAGTTGGTGAGCAAGCCGGGGATCGGCGTGTTCGTGACGGAAGACCGCGAACGCCCCATCGACTTCGCGGTCGAGCCGGCGGGCGCCGACCCGCGCTGGGCGCTGCACATCATGGAATTGCGGGCCGGGCTGGAGATCGAGGCCTGTGGACTGGCGGCGGAGCGCCGTTCCGCCGCCGACCTCAGCGCCATCGTCGAGGCCTTCGACGCCTTCAACCGCGCCTCGCGCGACCGGGAGGCCGCCGTCAAGGCCGACTACGCCTTCCACCTGGCCATCGCGCGCGCGTCCAACAACCCGCACTTTCCCGCGCTGCTGCAAGCCGCCGTGGGAGACGTGATACAGGACCTGAACATCAAGCACGGCGGCAAGACGCCGGCGGAACTGGAAGCCTACGAGGCACGCAACGCGGTCGAGCACGAGGCCATCCTGACGGCCATCATGCGGCGCGATCCCGGGGCCGCGCGCGCCGCCATGTCGCGCCACCTGGGCGACAGCATCGCCCGCTATCGCAAGCTGCTGTCGCAGCCGGCCGACCGGCGCGCCTGA